From one bacterium Scap17 genomic stretch:
- a CDS encoding SDR family oxidoreductase codes for MTRNIPFGPKGWTPDRIGSLVGKTYVITGANSGAGFQATRILLSKGASVVMLNRNPTRSEIAIAALQEEFGPAANVRHIRMDLAELACVRSAAAEVLEKVPQIDALICNGAIAQVSRQQLTVDGFESQLGVNHYGHFLLCGLLFERIDASHGRIVVVSSEGHKMGLKTIQFDDMNWEHNYHPNKVYSHSKLAQMMFAYELQNRIEAAGRQARVLVCHPGASNTSLIRDDANLATRLSWALMVKTGMAQTAEKGAYPEVMCATEENLRQHAYYGPTGLMNFGGPVGECELGAFVLEKNVMTRLWQVSEQATRFSWSI; via the coding sequence ATGACTCGCAATATCCCCTTTGGCCCCAAGGGCTGGACCCCAGACAGAATCGGCTCGCTCGTCGGCAAGACCTATGTCATCACCGGCGCCAATAGCGGCGCGGGTTTTCAGGCGACGCGCATATTGCTGAGCAAGGGGGCGAGCGTCGTGATGTTGAATCGCAACCCGACCAGATCAGAGATCGCCATCGCGGCGCTGCAAGAGGAGTTTGGCCCCGCGGCGAATGTCCGCCATATCCGCATGGATCTGGCGGAGCTGGCCTGCGTACGCAGCGCGGCCGCGGAAGTACTGGAGAAGGTCCCGCAGATCGATGCCCTCATCTGCAATGGCGCCATCGCTCAGGTTTCCCGACAGCAACTCACCGTCGATGGTTTCGAAAGTCAGCTCGGCGTGAATCATTACGGGCATTTCCTGCTGTGCGGGCTGCTGTTCGAGCGCATCGATGCCTCCCACGGGCGGATCGTCGTGGTTTCCAGTGAAGGCCACAAGATGGGCCTCAAGACCATCCAGTTCGATGACATGAACTGGGAGCACAACTATCACCCAAACAAGGTCTATAGCCACAGCAAGCTGGCACAGATGATGTTCGCCTATGAACTGCAGAACAGGATTGAGGCCGCAGGCCGCCAGGCAAGAGTTCTTGTCTGCCATCCGGGCGCGTCCAACACCTCACTGATTCGTGACGACGCCAACCTGGCGACTCGACTCAGCTGGGCACTGATGGTGAAGACAGGGATGGCGCAGACGGCAGAGAAAGGCGCTTACCCGGAAGTCATGTGCGCCACCGAGGAGAACCTCAGACAGCATGCCTACTACGGCCCGACAGGGCTGATGAATTTCGGCGGGCCGGTAGGCGAGTGTGAGTTGGGAGCATTCGTTCTCGAGAAAAACGTCATGACCCGACTGTGGCAAGTCTCGGAGCAGGCAACGCGGTTCAGCTGGTCAATCTGA